Proteins from a single region of Vanessa tameamea isolate UH-Manoa-2023 chromosome 23, ilVanTame1 primary haplotype, whole genome shotgun sequence:
- the LOC113397716 gene encoding la-related protein 6, which produces MEGTPPSQVMPEPDEGIATDRRPSTDDHADLSDTASETGSGGGKDSGCEVAPDTQEPPYAPPDEELSNRIVSQVEFYFSDANITKDAFLLKHVRRNKEGYVSLKLISSFKRVKHLTKDWRVVAEALKRSTKLEINEPGTKLRRIEPLPAYDETTPSRTVVAVRMPIDRPSVENVSRLFASCGEITLVRVLRPGNPVPADVRQFLNKNPSLVNCVCALVEFTESEAARSALRLQSSDEEGMRVYELNGVPREPKRKTPVRRPTPRRHECEYSSCCSGSEAEYDYRYTAPFYRRNSSGFFAPRSPEIQTWVPRRQSTCSHSSDSGVSFFCGSRRASQASTGSASSAEGWLARRLSGCSLTGTECGGRRLSCTPRFEPRTPVVPDGTRGFHAAARQRRISDLALYSR; this is translated from the coding sequence ATGGAGGGGACCCCTCCCAGCCAGGTCATGCCCGAGCCCGATGAGGGTATCGCTACCGACCGACGCCCGTCCACCGACGATCATGCTGACCTATCTGACACGGCTTCCGAAACCGGGTCCGGCGGAGGAAAAGATTCTGGCTGCGAAGTTGCTCCCGATACTCAAGAACCCCCATACGCTCCACCAGATGAGGAATTATCTAACCGTATTGTATCTCAAGTGGAATTCTATTTCTCGGACGCCAACATCACTAAGGATGCGTTCCTCCTTAAACATGTGCGTCGCAACAAGGAAGGGTACGTCTCTCTCAAGCTCATCTCTAGCTTCAAACGCGTCAAGCATCTGACAAAGGATTGGCGAGTGGTAGCTGAGGCATTAAAAAGATCGACTAAATTGGAGATTAATGAACCTGGAACGAAACTTCGCCGGATCGAACCACTCCCGGCTTACGATGAAACTACGCCTTCCAGGACTGTCGTGGCAGTTAGAATGCCGATTGATCGACCATCAGTCGAAAATGTATCAAGGTTATTTGCAAGTTGTGGTGAAATTACACTAGTTAGGGTGCTTAGGCCTGGTAATCCAGTTCCAGCTGATGTCCgtcaatttttgaataaaaatcctAGTTTGGTGAACTGTGTGTGTGCTTTGGTAGAATTTACTGAGTCGGAAGCTGCAAGAAGTGCCCTACGTCTTCAAAGTTCTGATGAAGAGGGAATGCGAGTATACGAATTAAACGGCGTCCCTAGAGAACCGAAAAGGAAAACGCCTGTTCGTCGCCCAACACCCCGTCGTCACGAATGCGAATATTCATCGTGTTGTAGTGGTTCGGAAGCTGAGTACGATTACAGATACACTGCACCATTTTACAGAAGAAACTCGAGTGGATTCTTTGCACCACGCTCGCCTGAAATTCAAACATGGGTGCCGCGTAGACAATCAACATGCAGTCATAGTTCCGATTCCGGAGTTTCCTTCTTCTGTGGGTCGAGACGAGCATCTCAAGCAAGTACAGGAAGTGCTAGTAGCGCTGAAGGCTGGTTGGCGCGGCGGCTGTCTGGCTGTTCGCTGACTGGGACGGAATGTGGCGGACGGAGGCTGTCCTGTACCCCGCGATTTGAGCCCCGCACACCTGTCGTTCCGGACGGCACACGAGGCTTCCACGCTGCCGCTCGCCAACGCAGAATCTCGGACCTCGCGTTGTATTCTCGCTAG